A single genomic interval of Deinococcus fonticola harbors:
- the rimO gene encoding 30S ribosomal protein S12 methylthiotransferase RimO, with protein MTTELKQKRVGFISLGCPKALVDSERILTQLRVEGYEVAPSYEDADAVIVNTCGFITPAVEESLSAIGEALDATGKVIVTGCLGERPEKIMERHPKVAAITGSEAVDEVMGHVRELLPIEMDAFTGNLPVAAPGMRPQPEVPQRENVAHGDVFAPSVKLTPRHYAYVKIAEGCNHTCAFCIIPKLRGRQVSRDAGAVLYEAFRLVAGGTKELMIISQDTSAYGVDVRYRESEFQGEQVRAHLTDLAVKLGELGAWVRMHYVYPYPHVEKIVELMAQGKILPYLDVPLQHASPTILKAMRRPGAGKQLDTIRRWREICPQLVIRSTFIVGFPGETDEDFQELLQFLEDARLDRVGAFPYSDVDEADANKLPNPVPEEVKQERLARFMEVAQRISTEKLAEKVGRVMEVIIDEFNDEDGDLPGSKLIGRTRGDAPGIDGQVYLAAGDFAGQVKIGDIVRARIEDSDEYDLYGEVVERPAWNPNVPQLGHFRH; from the coding sequence ATGACAACCGAACTGAAACAGAAGAGAGTGGGCTTTATCAGCCTGGGCTGCCCCAAAGCCCTGGTGGACAGCGAACGCATCCTGACGCAACTGCGGGTCGAGGGGTACGAGGTCGCCCCCAGTTACGAGGACGCGGACGCCGTGATCGTGAACACCTGCGGGTTTATTACACCCGCTGTGGAGGAATCCCTGAGCGCCATCGGCGAGGCGCTGGACGCCACTGGCAAGGTGATCGTGACCGGCTGCCTGGGCGAGCGGCCCGAGAAGATCATGGAGCGGCACCCCAAAGTCGCGGCCATTACCGGCAGCGAGGCGGTGGATGAAGTGATGGGCCATGTGCGCGAGTTGCTGCCCATCGAGATGGACGCCTTCACCGGGAACCTGCCGGTGGCCGCGCCGGGCATGCGCCCACAGCCGGAAGTTCCCCAGCGTGAAAACGTGGCTCACGGGGACGTGTTCGCGCCCAGCGTGAAGCTCACGCCCCGGCACTACGCCTACGTGAAAATTGCCGAGGGCTGCAACCACACCTGCGCGTTTTGCATCATTCCCAAATTGCGCGGCCGGCAGGTCTCGCGCGACGCGGGCGCGGTGCTGTACGAGGCCTTCCGGCTGGTGGCGGGCGGCACCAAGGAACTGATGATCATCTCGCAGGACACCAGTGCCTACGGCGTGGACGTGCGTTACCGCGAGTCTGAATTTCAGGGCGAGCAGGTTCGGGCGCACCTGACCGACCTGGCCGTGAAACTGGGCGAGCTGGGCGCTTGGGTGCGCATGCACTACGTCTACCCTTACCCGCATGTGGAAAAAATCGTGGAACTGATGGCGCAGGGCAAAATCCTGCCTTACCTGGACGTGCCCCTCCAGCACGCCAGCCCCACCATCCTGAAAGCCATGCGCCGCCCTGGGGCAGGTAAGCAGCTCGACACCATTCGCCGCTGGCGCGAGATCTGCCCGCAACTGGTGATTCGCAGCACCTTCATCGTGGGGTTTCCCGGCGAGACCGATGAGGACTTTCAGGAACTGCTGCAATTCCTGGAAGATGCCCGCCTCGACCGGGTGGGGGCCTTCCCTTACAGCGACGTGGACGAAGCGGACGCCAACAAACTGCCCAACCCCGTGCCGGAAGAAGTCAAGCAGGAGCGTCTGGCGCGCTTCATGGAAGTGGCCCAGCGCATCAGCACTGAGAAACTGGCCGAGAAGGTGGGGCGCGTCATGGAGGTCATCATCGACGAGTTCAACGACGAGGACGGCGACCTGCCCGGCAGCAAACTGATTGGCCGCACGAGGGGCGATGCCCCCGGCATCGACGGGCAGGTGTACCTCGCGGCCGGAGACTTCGCCGGGCAGGTCAAGATCGGTGACATCGTCCGCGCCCGCATCGAGGACAGCGACGAGTACGACCTGTACGGCGAGGTGGTCGAACGCCCCGCGTGGAACCCCAACGTTCCGCAACTGGGGCACTTCCGGCATTGA
- a CDS encoding response regulator, producing MKAPIHVLLVEDNPADVMLTQVAFEEAAFPHELHCAPDGVEALAFLRREGEYANVPMPDVILMDLNMPRLSGMETLDIIKADPHLRRIPVIVLTTSRAEEDIWRSYDLHANAYIPKPVSISEFVEVIRNFEHFWVSTATLPPQKDK from the coding sequence GTGAAGGCTCCCATTCATGTCCTGCTGGTAGAGGACAACCCGGCCGACGTGATGCTGACGCAGGTGGCCTTCGAGGAAGCGGCCTTTCCGCACGAGCTGCACTGCGCGCCGGACGGCGTGGAGGCGCTGGCTTTCCTGCGGCGCGAAGGGGAATACGCGAATGTCCCCATGCCGGACGTCATCCTGATGGACCTCAACATGCCGCGCCTGAGTGGCATGGAAACCCTGGACATCATCAAGGCCGACCCGCACCTGCGCCGCATTCCCGTGATCGTCCTGACGACCTCGCGCGCCGAGGAGGACATCTGGCGCAGCTACGACCTGCACGCCAACGCCTACATTCCCAAACCCGTGTCCATCAGCGAATTCGTGGAAGTCATCCGGAATTTCGAGCATTTCTGGGTGTCCACCGCCACCCTGCCGCCCCAGAAGGACAAGTAA
- a CDS encoding alpha-2-macroglobulin family protein: MGKARWGGGVLLAGLLLGLGGAQSGVSVYGGQFMTGRSVNVEVSAPKGTLFRVERVLDPAAFLSGGPNPSKPVISPGLKTQVVGSYRAVNSRLNLGRLPSGVYLVRSGPSGGVVLVSRLGLIVKRDQSSALVYAADRESGQPRQAQVWALRAGGLEQATKGVTVDGRWKTGRNLTEAQVFLARSGNDWAVSGSNWNSYAAPKWLGHVYTDRPIYRPGHRVEFKGVLRKPGSLAPVANTPAVLRVTDADGQEVLRQKVTTNAYGAVSAGLDLRLSARLGDYRVALTAPGEQDEGYGGVSGTFSVEEYQKPEYAVTVEPQRRNAVQGEKVSVKVSARYLFGGVPGGAKVTYNVTRARYYPPGFDLDSLPPGEDEGADYGSDLVIQDTARLDANGEFMLTLPLAKDREGQPVRYRIEAEVEDESRKPVSSQTQVIAYPAAVNVETQTGSYIYDAGKPITVSLDTRNLEGQGQAARVTLELVRQDWVKRAGKWVEQETVMDRRPVTTSAAGRGTAKLVTPRGGGYVVRARVQDAQGRTSTSDNFLWVLAGNEDWNWVARDIGISLDRRQYAPGDTATVLVTNPHPGKPVLLTLEGDRLRSSTVLRGQGGVLTYRFKVTPDMSPNIFVGAAAFSDGDRFGAEARVRVPRPDSALTVKVTPDRPRYKPGEAGTFKVQVRNARGQGVPAEVALGVVDEAIYLVKRDNAPTLLQVFTAERENQVGTSASADFYFEPLGSATARAPLAPMSAAAFAQSKAEAEPAQSDETPREIFKDTLIWVPKLVTDARGQAQVDVKFPDNLTTWIATARAHTREARFGQATGSALVTKDVIARLSLPAFLVRGDRVTLGGIVNNTLKQSVTGTAKATLQGLSPLNGAVFTPSGAALTLAANGRVRQDLTVGAPQVGLANVMFSARTNGGSDALKLPLPVKARGYEETKTLVGSARQPSVTFTLPAGTNPATVKLNVSATPSLLSAVTPALEYLLGYPYGCTEQTMSRFLPALLARQALGAGTLPPDQAGKLNEYTELGLARLAKFQHEDGGWNFWEFDESTLEMTAYVTEGLLRAKAVGARVDNAMLDRALKYLSRHAKNGQERPADRARAYRALSQAGRVNTPELLAFSRRADLVPYSLANTAMALKFAGQLPAAKTTLQRLKARRIAGNGLVHWEGSARDLWFDYWDDNSNQVTAAALEALALLEPQSTLIPAASQWLLTQRRGPQWLSTQDTASVVVAALSLPRAQASAPRALPVQVDGRNLGPLQVQGRSASLELAVPLGAGQHTLTLSGAPAGTIYSAEVKYAREPAQLGGLDRGIAVTRRYEKLTPRWDAKNERYTYARTPLMQGGTLKDVKVGDLVLVTLTVDPKNDFSRYLLVSDPIPAGTKAMDERSLVIAGLEEPDEYAWRDWDDWYSGRDLRDDRVDLYAASLHGTGKMTYLLRVQTPGTFTALPTHAFLMYSPDVQGYSPAATFTVKP; encoded by the coding sequence ATGGGGAAAGCACGGTGGGGTGGCGGGGTGTTGCTGGCGGGGTTGCTGCTGGGTCTGGGGGGCGCCCAGAGTGGCGTGAGCGTGTACGGCGGTCAGTTCATGACCGGGCGCAGCGTGAACGTCGAGGTGTCCGCCCCGAAAGGCACGCTGTTCCGCGTGGAGCGGGTGCTTGATCCGGCCGCTTTCCTGTCGGGCGGGCCGAACCCCAGCAAACCCGTGATTTCGCCCGGCTTGAAAACACAGGTCGTGGGGTCTTACCGCGCGGTGAATTCGCGCCTGAACCTGGGCCGCCTGCCGAGTGGCGTTTACCTGGTGCGCAGTGGACCAAGTGGTGGAGTGGTGCTGGTGTCCCGTCTCGGCCTGATCGTGAAGCGTGACCAGTCGAGTGCGCTGGTGTACGCCGCCGACCGCGAGTCCGGCCAGCCACGTCAGGCGCAGGTGTGGGCGCTGCGTGCAGGCGGCCTGGAGCAGGCGACGAAGGGCGTTACGGTGGATGGGCGCTGGAAAACCGGGCGCAACCTGACGGAGGCACAGGTGTTTCTGGCGCGGAGCGGCAACGACTGGGCGGTGTCGGGTTCCAACTGGAACAGTTACGCCGCCCCGAAGTGGCTGGGGCACGTGTACACGGATCGGCCCATCTACCGTCCCGGTCACCGGGTGGAGTTCAAGGGCGTGCTGCGCAAACCCGGCAGCCTCGCGCCGGTGGCGAACACCCCCGCCGTGCTGCGCGTCACCGACGCAGACGGTCAGGAGGTGCTGCGCCAGAAGGTCACCACGAACGCTTACGGCGCGGTCTCGGCGGGCCTCGACCTGCGGCTCTCGGCGCGGCTGGGCGACTACCGCGTGGCCCTGACCGCTCCCGGCGAGCAGGACGAAGGGTACGGCGGCGTGAGCGGCACCTTCAGCGTGGAGGAGTACCAGAAACCCGAGTACGCCGTGACCGTCGAGCCCCAGCGCCGGAATGCCGTGCAGGGCGAGAAAGTCAGTGTCAAGGTCAGCGCCCGTTACCTCTTTGGCGGTGTGCCGGGCGGCGCGAAAGTGACCTACAACGTGACGCGGGCGCGCTACTATCCGCCGGGCTTCGACCTGGACTCCCTGCCCCCCGGCGAGGACGAGGGCGCGGATTACGGCTCCGACCTCGTGATTCAGGACACGGCGCGGCTGGACGCGAACGGCGAGTTTATGCTGACCTTGCCGCTGGCGAAAGACAGGGAAGGGCAACCGGTGCGTTACCGCATCGAGGCGGAAGTCGAGGACGAGTCCCGCAAGCCCGTCAGTTCGCAGACGCAGGTGATCGCCTACCCGGCGGCCGTGAATGTGGAAACGCAGACGGGTTCGTACATTTACGACGCTGGGAAGCCCATCACTGTCTCGCTCGACACCCGCAACCTGGAGGGGCAGGGTCAGGCGGCGCGGGTCACGCTGGAACTGGTGCGTCAGGACTGGGTGAAGCGGGCGGGCAAGTGGGTGGAGCAGGAAACCGTGATGGACAGGCGGCCGGTGACCACCAGCGCGGCGGGCCGGGGAACGGCGAAACTGGTCACGCCGCGTGGGGGCGGTTACGTGGTGCGGGCGCGGGTGCAGGACGCGCAGGGCCGGACCTCTACCAGCGACAACTTCCTGTGGGTACTGGCAGGCAACGAGGACTGGAACTGGGTGGCGCGCGACATCGGCATCAGCCTCGATCGGCGGCAGTACGCGCCGGGCGATACGGCCACGGTGCTGGTCACCAACCCGCACCCCGGCAAGCCGGTGCTGCTCACGCTGGAGGGCGACCGCCTGCGCTCCAGCACCGTGCTGCGCGGCCAGGGTGGCGTGCTCACGTACCGCTTCAAGGTCACGCCCGACATGAGCCCGAACATCTTCGTGGGGGCCGCAGCGTTCAGTGACGGTGACCGCTTCGGGGCCGAGGCGCGAGTGCGCGTTCCGCGTCCGGATTCGGCCCTCACGGTGAAGGTCACGCCGGACAGGCCCCGCTACAAGCCCGGTGAGGCCGGGACATTCAAGGTGCAGGTGCGGAATGCCAGAGGTCAGGGGGTTCCCGCCGAGGTGGCGCTGGGCGTGGTGGACGAGGCCATTTACCTCGTGAAACGCGACAACGCGCCGACCCTGCTTCAGGTGTTCACGGCGGAGCGCGAGAACCAGGTGGGAACGTCTGCCAGCGCCGACTTTTACTTCGAGCCGCTCGGTTCGGCGACGGCCAGGGCCCCCTTGGCGCCCATGAGCGCGGCGGCCTTCGCGCAGAGCAAAGCCGAGGCCGAACCCGCCCAGAGCGACGAGACGCCGCGCGAAATCTTTAAAGACACCCTGATCTGGGTACCCAAACTGGTCACGGACGCCCGTGGGCAGGCGCAGGTGGACGTGAAATTCCCGGACAACCTGACCACCTGGATCGCCACCGCCCGCGCCCACACGCGGGAAGCGCGTTTCGGTCAGGCCACCGGCAGCGCCCTGGTCACCAAGGACGTGATCGCGCGCCTGAGCCTGCCCGCCTTCCTGGTGCGCGGCGACCGCGTGACCCTGGGCGGCATCGTGAACAACACCCTGAAGCAGAGCGTGACAGGCACGGCGAAAGCCACCTTGCAGGGGTTGTCTCCGCTGAACGGCGCGGTGTTCACCCCGTCCGGCGCGGCCTTAACGCTGGCGGCAAATGGGCGGGTGCGGCAGGATCTGACGGTGGGGGCGCCGCAGGTGGGGCTGGCAAACGTGATGTTCAGTGCCCGCACGAACGGCGGCAGTGACGCGCTGAAACTCCCACTGCCCGTGAAGGCCCGCGGGTACGAGGAAACGAAGACGCTGGTGGGCAGTGCCCGTCAGCCCAGCGTGACCTTCACCCTACCCGCCGGAACCAATCCGGCCACCGTGAAACTGAACGTGTCGGCCACGCCGTCCCTGTTATCGGCGGTGACGCCCGCGCTGGAGTATCTGCTGGGCTACCCGTACGGCTGCACCGAGCAGACCATGAGCCGCTTCCTGCCCGCGCTGCTGGCCCGTCAGGCGCTGGGCGCCGGAACCCTGCCGCCAGACCAGGCCGGCAAGCTGAACGAGTACACCGAACTGGGTCTGGCCCGGCTGGCGAAATTCCAGCACGAGGACGGCGGCTGGAACTTCTGGGAGTTCGACGAAAGCACGCTGGAAATGACCGCTTACGTCACCGAAGGGCTGCTGCGCGCCAAAGCGGTGGGCGCGAGGGTGGACAACGCCATGCTGGACAGGGCGCTGAAGTACCTGAGCCGCCACGCGAAGAACGGCCAGGAAAGGCCGGCTGACCGCGCCCGGGCGTACCGCGCATTGAGCCAGGCGGGCCGCGTGAACACGCCGGAATTGCTGGCCTTCTCGCGCCGCGCCGATCTGGTGCCGTACTCGCTGGCCAATACCGCCATGGCCCTGAAATTCGCGGGCCAGTTGCCGGCCGCGAAAACCACGCTGCAACGTCTGAAAGCCAGGCGTATCGCCGGGAATGGTCTGGTTCACTGGGAAGGTTCTGCGCGTGACCTGTGGTTCGACTACTGGGACGACAACAGCAATCAGGTCACCGCCGCCGCGCTGGAGGCCCTGGCGCTGCTGGAACCGCAGAGCACGCTGATTCCCGCGGCGTCCCAGTGGCTCCTGACGCAGCGGCGTGGCCCGCAGTGGCTCAGCACGCAGGACACCGCCAGCGTCGTGGTGGCCGCGTTGAGCTTGCCGCGCGCCCAGGCGAGTGCGCCCAGAGCGTTGCCCGTGCAGGTCGACGGTCGGAACCTCGGGCCGCTTCAGGTGCAGGGCCGCAGCGCCAGCCTGGAACTGGCCGTGCCGCTGGGCGCGGGTCAGCATACGCTCACGCTTTCCGGTGCTCCGGCGGGGACCATCTACTCGGCCGAGGTCAAGTACGCCCGCGAACCGGCGCAGCTCGGCGGCCTCGACCGCGGCATCGCGGTCACGCGCCGCTACGAGAAACTGACCCCCAGATGGGACGCGAAGAACGAGCGGTACACCTACGCCCGCACGCCCCTGATGCAGGGGGGCACGCTGAAGGACGTGAAAGTCGGTGACCTGGTGCTGGTGACCCTGACCGTCGACCCGAAAAACGACTTCAGCCGCTACCTGCTGGTCAGCGACCCCATTCCCGCCGGCACGAAAGCCATGGACGAACGCAGCCTGGTGATCGCCGGCCTGGAGGAACCCGACGAGTACGCCTGGCGGGACTGGGACGACTGGTACTCCGGGCGCGACCTGCGCGATGACCGCGTCGACCTGTACGCGGCTTCCTTGCATGGCACGGGGAAAATGACGTATCTGCTGCGGGTGCAGACGCCTGGTACGTTCACCGCCCTGCCCACGCACGCCTTCCTGATGTACAGCCCGGACGTGCAGGGCTACAGCCCGGCGGCCACCTTCACCGTCAAGCCGTGA
- a CDS encoding thiolase family protein: protein MSEAVILEAVRTPYGKRNGALRETRPDALLAFVLNGLVERAGFDPAQVEDVITGAVTQAGEQGANIGRLAVLMAGWPVQVPGVSLNRMCGSGQQAIHFAAQGVAAGDMSYAVGCGVESMTRVQMFSDIGGGFERLNPELLGKVDLIHQGESAERIADHWKLSREELDAFAAESHRRAAQSQGKHTELLPISGLDADGNVITLAADEGVRGHIDPAKMATLKTPFRETGVVTAGNASQISDGAAAVLVGNREIALADGLCPRARLRARVVVGSDPTLQLTGVIPATQKALEKAGLSLGDIDWFEVNEAFASVAVSWMHELNVDPAKVNPWGGAIAHGHPLGASGAGLMAKMLAGLEATGGTLGLQTMCIGHGMATATIIERL, encoded by the coding sequence ATGAGTGAAGCAGTGATTCTGGAAGCGGTGCGAACCCCTTACGGCAAACGGAACGGTGCCCTGCGGGAAACACGTCCGGACGCACTCCTGGCGTTCGTGTTGAACGGGTTGGTAGAACGGGCGGGCTTTGACCCGGCGCAAGTCGAGGACGTGATCACCGGTGCGGTGACGCAGGCTGGAGAGCAGGGCGCGAACATTGGCCGCCTGGCGGTGCTGATGGCCGGCTGGCCCGTTCAGGTGCCTGGGGTGAGCCTGAACCGCATGTGCGGCAGTGGCCAGCAGGCAATCCATTTTGCGGCTCAGGGCGTGGCGGCGGGCGACATGAGCTATGCGGTGGGCTGCGGCGTCGAGAGCATGACCCGCGTGCAGATGTTCAGCGACATTGGCGGCGGCTTCGAGCGATTGAACCCGGAACTGCTGGGCAAGGTAGACCTGATTCACCAGGGCGAGAGTGCTGAACGCATTGCCGACCACTGGAAATTAAGCCGGGAGGAACTGGACGCCTTCGCTGCCGAGAGTCACCGCCGCGCCGCACAGAGTCAGGGCAAACACACGGAATTGCTCCCGATTTCTGGCCTCGACGCCGATGGAAACGTCATTACCCTCGCTGCCGACGAGGGCGTGCGCGGCCACATCGACCCGGCAAAAATGGCGACCCTCAAGACGCCTTTTCGTGAAACGGGCGTGGTCACGGCCGGGAACGCCAGTCAGATCAGTGACGGCGCGGCGGCCGTGCTGGTGGGGAACAGGGAAATCGCGCTTGCAGACGGCCTCTGCCCCCGTGCGCGTCTCCGGGCGCGGGTGGTGGTGGGCAGTGACCCGACCCTGCAACTCACGGGCGTCATTCCTGCCACACAAAAAGCCCTTGAGAAAGCCGGCCTGAGCCTCGGGGACATCGACTGGTTCGAGGTCAACGAGGCCTTTGCCAGCGTGGCGGTGTCATGGATGCACGAACTGAACGTCGACCCGGCGAAAGTGAACCCGTGGGGCGGAGCCATCGCGCACGGCCACCCGCTGGGCGCCAGTGGCGCGGGCCTGATGGCAAAAATGCTGGCCGGGCTGGAAGCCACAGGCGGCACCCTGGGCCTCCAGACCATGTGCATCGGTCACGGCATGGCGACGGCCACGATCATTGAACGTCTCTAA
- a CDS encoding SDR family NAD(P)-dependent oxidoreductase, protein MMIQGKAVLVSGGASGLGAGTARMVAEAGGFPVILDLNVAAGEALAAELGGLFQLVDVASEQDVSQAIEAARAKFGRVHGAVNCAGIAIGASTAGKRGPHPLDQFEKVIRVNLIGTFNVTRLAAQAMLDNDPDEEGERGVIVNTASVAAFDGQIGQAAYAASKGGVVGLTLPIARDLSRSGIRVMTIAPGLFETPMLAGLPQDVQDSLGGQVPFPSRLGRAGEYAALVRHIFQNTMLNGEVIRLDGAIRMAPR, encoded by the coding sequence ATGATGATTCAGGGGAAGGCGGTGCTGGTCTCCGGCGGGGCGTCGGGCCTGGGAGCGGGCACGGCACGGATGGTGGCGGAGGCGGGGGGTTTCCCGGTCATCCTCGATCTGAACGTGGCGGCGGGCGAGGCGCTGGCGGCGGAACTGGGCGGACTGTTTCAGCTGGTGGATGTGGCGAGTGAACAGGACGTCTCGCAGGCCATTGAAGCTGCCAGAGCGAAATTCGGCCGGGTTCACGGCGCGGTCAATTGCGCGGGCATCGCCATCGGGGCCTCTACCGCCGGCAAACGTGGCCCACATCCCCTCGATCAGTTCGAGAAGGTCATTCGCGTGAACCTGATCGGCACTTTCAACGTCACGCGTCTGGCCGCGCAGGCCATGCTGGACAACGACCCCGACGAGGAAGGTGAACGGGGCGTCATCGTGAATACCGCGTCGGTCGCCGCGTTCGACGGTCAGATCGGTCAGGCGGCCTACGCGGCCAGCAAGGGCGGCGTGGTGGGCCTGACCCTGCCTATCGCGCGTGACCTGTCGCGCAGCGGCATTCGCGTCATGACCATTGCGCCGGGCCTTTTCGAGACGCCCATGCTGGCCGGGCTGCCGCAGGACGTGCAGGACTCGCTGGGGGGGCAGGTGCCCTTTCCCTCCCGGCTGGGCCGGGCCGGCGAGTACGCTGCGCTGGTGCGGCACATCTTCCAGAACACCATGCTGAACGGCGAGGTCATTCGCCTGGACGGCGCTATCCGGATGGCGCCCCGGTGA
- a CDS encoding DUF1175 family protein → MRPLALIACTLLGMGVAASTFDGPARDMDRDGYPDAAELRGEDRARFSEWFAAVAESQYYGLNPDWKLEDQDCAGLLRYAFVQALEKHDTGWKAKFKFLPAPRFPSVQNLIYPLPYLSRSVFRVAPGSYQAGDVAAGKLVGRTSAQFLANYSSQRVTRNIDEARRGDLLFFFRPRLGAYHSMVYLGGGLVVYHTGASPSEGGEVRLLSIQTLMKHPEKAFHPVSSNPNFLGVYRWKILQ, encoded by the coding sequence ATGCGTCCTCTTGCTTTGATCGCCTGCACCTTGCTGGGAATGGGGGTGGCGGCCTCCACTTTCGATGGGCCGGCGCGGGACATGGACCGCGACGGTTACCCGGACGCCGCCGAGTTGCGTGGGGAAGACCGGGCGCGGTTCAGCGAGTGGTTCGCGGCGGTGGCCGAAAGTCAGTATTACGGCCTGAATCCCGACTGGAAGCTCGAGGATCAGGATTGCGCCGGCCTGCTGCGTTACGCTTTCGTTCAAGCCCTGGAGAAGCATGACACCGGGTGGAAGGCAAAATTCAAATTCCTGCCTGCGCCGCGTTTTCCCTCGGTGCAGAACCTGATTTACCCGCTGCCGTACCTGAGCCGTTCGGTATTCCGGGTTGCGCCGGGCAGCTATCAGGCGGGGGACGTGGCGGCGGGAAAACTGGTGGGCCGCACCAGTGCGCAGTTCCTTGCCAATTACTCTTCGCAGCGCGTGACCCGCAACATCGACGAGGCGCGGCGCGGTGACCTGCTGTTCTTCTTCCGCCCGCGCCTGGGCGCCTACCACAGCATGGTGTACCTGGGCGGCGGCCTGGTCGTGTACCACACCGGGGCCAGCCCCAGCGAAGGCGGCGAAGTCCGGCTCCTGTCCATCCAGACCCTCATGAAACACCCGGAAAAAGCCTTCCATCCTGTCAGCAGCAACCCCAACTTCCTGGGTGTGTACCGCTGGAAAATCCTGCAATAG
- a CDS encoding DNA topoisomerase IB — protein sequence MPTRTELLSEEFLRREGKTPADFQYFYPSGRRYRDRAGLERIAKLAVPPGYSDVFVSPDPDMELQAFGRDSAGRLQYRYHPDFVQAGALKKWQRLTRFAGALPTLKAVTTADLRSGGLPPRKVMALMTRLLHVARFRVGSDIYMKQHKTYGLSTLRQRHVQVDGNAVTFRFKGKHGISQHKVTTDRTLATNITRLLELPGPWLFQSLDGDGHRQRVKSQALNSYLREVIGPFTAKDFRTWGGTLLAAEFLAQEGAPKTERQARKTLVECVKFVADDLGNTPAVTRGSYICPVIFDRYLEGKVLDDYEPRTARQEAELDGLTRSEAALKRLLESEKVLRAGRSKKSA from the coding sequence ATGCCCACCCGCACTGAACTGCTCTCCGAAGAATTTCTGCGCCGCGAGGGAAAAACCCCGGCGGACTTCCAGTACTTCTACCCCAGTGGCCGCCGTTACCGTGACCGCGCCGGCCTGGAACGCATCGCCAAACTGGCGGTGCCGCCGGGGTACTCGGACGTGTTCGTGTCGCCTGACCCCGACATGGAATTGCAGGCCTTCGGGCGCGACAGCGCGGGGCGGTTGCAGTACCGCTACCACCCGGATTTCGTGCAGGCTGGAGCCTTGAAGAAATGGCAGCGCCTGACGCGCTTTGCCGGGGCGCTGCCCACCCTGAAAGCCGTGACCACCGCCGACCTGCGCTCAGGCGGGCTGCCGCCGCGCAAGGTCATGGCGCTGATGACCCGGCTGCTGCATGTGGCCCGCTTCCGGGTGGGCAGCGACATCTACATGAAGCAGCACAAGACGTACGGCCTCAGCACCCTGCGCCAGCGGCACGTGCAGGTCGACGGGAACGCGGTCACTTTCCGCTTCAAGGGCAAGCACGGCATCTCGCAGCACAAGGTCACCACGGACCGCACGCTGGCGACCAACATCACGCGCCTGCTGGAATTGCCCGGCCCGTGGCTGTTCCAGAGCCTGGATGGCGACGGCCACCGCCAGCGCGTGAAATCGCAGGCCCTGAACAGTTACCTGCGGGAAGTGATCGGGCCATTTACCGCCAAGGACTTCCGCACCTGGGGCGGCACGCTGCTGGCCGCCGAATTCCTGGCGCAGGAGGGCGCTCCCAAAACCGAACGGCAGGCCCGTAAGACGCTGGTGGAGTGCGTGAAATTTGTGGCGGACGACCTGGGCAACACGCCGGCCGTGACCCGCGGCAGTTACATCTGCCCGGTCATTTTCGACCGTTACCTGGAAGGCAAGGTGCTGGACGACTACGAACCGCGCACCGCCCGCCAGGAAGCCGAACTGGACGGCCTGACTCGCTCCGAGGCGGCCCTGAAAAGGCTGCTGGAAAGTGAAAAGGTTCTGCGCGCGGGCCGAAGCAAAAAAAGCGCCTGA